The genomic window AAGCGATGCTCAGTGAGGTTCCCGATGACGCTGACCACGACCGGCTGATGGTCTCGACGCTGCTGCACGAGCGGATCCCCACTACGTTCGTTCGGCTCGAAGATCCCGACGACGAGAACGTCGTGACGCGAGTGTTGGACCTCGGTGTCGACATCGACAAGCACGATCTCCTGTTTTCGCTGGCTCGCGTGGCCAACGAGGGCGACTTCGAGGACGATGAAGTAGCATCGATCGAAGGTGCCCTGGAGACGCTCGCCGACGTCGACGATCCCGAAGTCGCCGAACGCATCATCGAGGAACGTCTACTGCTCTGAGCCGACGTCCCCAGCAGGCTTTCAGAAGCGGCGGAATCGCAACTAGTACTGGGGACCGTTCTGTCGTTTCTCGTACTGGTGAGTCGATCGTGAGTGACGGAGATGTCTTCGGCGTCTTCGTGTACCCCGATAGCGACGTGAGTGACGTCAATCGCGGTCTGAAAGTCTACCACGAGAACGACGTTGATGTGCCCCCATCGAAGGTCGACGCCGCGAAAGGGTTCGAGAACTTCGATGATGCGAAGTTCACGGCTGTGCGCGGAGATGTCGGCGAAAGCATCGGATACAAAGCACTCCGAGAAAAGTATCCAGACCGTGACGAGTACACGATACTGAACGAGATCTACCTCAAGGGAGACGGTCAAACAAGAGCGGAGATCGACCTCGTCGTTGTAGACCAAGACGGAGAAGTCGTCGAAATGGCCGAGGTAAAATCAGTAACTGGTAGTTCGTCGACGACTCAGGTGGGCGATGCCATTGAGGATGCAGAAGATGGATTCGTCGACCGGACAACCAGTCAAAGGATAGAGGTGGAAGATATAACCGAAAACGCAGATAATATCGAGCGAACCACCATCGGTCCGGCGGATGATAGCGGATATGACATCAACACGGGACTCACCGAAGCGGAAATGAACGCGCTCACTGAGGCCATCATCGCCCGTAACTGATCGCCATGGGACGAGAGATCTGGCTCGTCGAAGAAGGTGATGATCAGTGCTTCGACGAGGATGACATACGGTCGTACTACGAGTTCAAGGCCGACAAAGAGCGGCGGTTCTACAGTGACGACGATCGAGAACCGACAGCACAAGAAGTAGCTGAGTCGAGGATTGATAAATTGGACGATAAGTCAGAAGACACACGGGGAATTTGGGAGTATTGGCCCGACGAAGTGGTGTTTGTCGTTGACACCGATAAGCTCCCAGGTGGCACACCCCTCTACGGGAACGCAATCCAGGAGATGATCGACGAGCTCAGAGCGGCCATAGAGATCTTAGAAGAAAAGGAGGTTCGCGACGACGACACCGACTGGGAGGCAACGCTAGAGCTCGGGGCCATCGTCCTGGCCGAATACGCCCTCGAGAACGACCTCGGGATCGACATCCGATAGCATTTCTCTACCCATCTGACCCAGGCGGTCCTCTGAAGATATCGTGATTCACCGCACGATAGCCAGTATTCAGTAGTCTCCAGAGCTTGCCGGACAACAAGAAGATAGACACGACGAAACTGGGCTAACGGCTCAACGACATGTCGCCGGCGACCCGCCAGCGGGTCGTCGACCAGATGGGGTCGCTCAAGCAATCGACGCGAGACTACCTGGCGGAGACTGATGTCAAAGCGCCCGGCGCCAAGACCGCCAAGCTGATTGAAATGACTGGCTCCGGTGGCAAACGTGCGTTGCGGGCGCTCTCCGACGGCAACCGGAAGGCTGCGGATACCCTTTTGAAGCTACACGACGACGTGGCGACCCAGCGCGCGATGGTCCGCGCCTGGGAGCGCGGCGACATCTCCACGAAAGAGCTAGCGACTGCGCTGCGGCGGTATGACAGCTTAGATAGAGAGGGGAAAGAGGCCTATCAGCGGCTACTGGACGATACCGGAAGCGACGGTATCAGCTTCGTCTCCAAGCTCGACGAAGATCAGACGCGATCTTTCCTCGGAAGTGCCTGCCGTCGGATCCCCGTCGTCAGCGGTGGCTCCGTTGCAGGGTCCGACCGCCTGCACGCTGCCGAGGTAATTCAGGGCAGCCAACTGGTCGATGATAGTTGTAGCGATGGCCTGAGTGTTACAGAGCAGACTGAATATCGGAAGCAGGTTGTCAGGGCAGCCAGCAAAAACGAAGACATCAGTGCCACAGCGGTGATAACCCAGATCGAGAACGTCGGATCGCAAACGCGTCGGACCCGGCTAAAACTCCTCCTCAAGGACACCGGCGAGGACGGTATCCGTTTCATTCGGAAGTTGGATACTGATCAGCAGCAGAAGCTTCTCGAC from Halomicrobium salinisoli includes these protein-coding regions:
- a CDS encoding nuclease-related domain-containing protein, whose translation is MSDGDVFGVFVYPDSDVSDVNRGLKVYHENDVDVPPSKVDAAKGFENFDDAKFTAVRGDVGESIGYKALREKYPDRDEYTILNEIYLKGDGQTRAEIDLVVVDQDGEVVEMAEVKSVTGSSSTTQVGDAIEDAEDGFVDRTTSQRIEVEDITENADNIERTTIGPADDSGYDINTGLTEAEMNALTEAIIARN